The proteins below come from a single Zea mays cultivar B73 chromosome 8, Zm-B73-REFERENCE-NAM-5.0, whole genome shotgun sequence genomic window:
- the LOC103636848 gene encoding pentatricopeptide repeat-containing protein At5g66520, whose amino-acid sequence MFGVAGYVDLLSRCGEARAIVRIQAALLTSGQLPRSVELHDALIRALSRSARPHLALPLYAHLLRAGLLPTPHTLPSLLKSMALSPAVPGAAVLALTVHTHAVKLGLDRFVLVSNALIRVHAGFLGSLADGLLLLRTAAAVDASTFNTLITAYARAGRLADARALFDEMPARNAVSWSAMVNGYVQAGDGREALRIFARMQAEDVRPDDTVLVGVLAACAQHGALEQGKWVHGYLKAHGIKINLFFGTALVDMYSKCGEVQLAMDVFERMQYKNVLAWTTMIKGLAMHGRGSEAVMLFAQMESSGIRPDDIAFIGVLCACTHAGLVDKGRELFDSMVRKYGIKPKIEHYGCMVDLLARNGFLYEAKEMIQKMPMEPDALIWGALMAGCRFHKNVEFAEYVAKHWILLEPDKSGAYVLLSNIYAASGRHASAREIRHLMREKGVDKTPGCSTVEVNGVIHQFIVGDLSHPRIKDILSKWYEIDTRIRLEEGYIPDMKEVLLDIEEEEKEGALSRHSEKLAIAFALISISDNMPIRIFKNLRVCHDCHHVTKLISKVYGREIVVRDRTRFHLFKEGTCSCKDYW is encoded by the coding sequence ATGTTTGGTGTCGCGGGCTACGTGGACCTGCTGTCGCGATGCGGCGAAGCGCGGGCGATTGTGCGGATCCAGGCGGCGCTGCTTACGTCCGGGCAGCTCCCGCGGAGTGTGGAGCTCCACGACGCGCTCATCCGGGCCCTCTCCCGCTCCGCGCGCCCGCACCTCGCGCTTCCGCTCTACGCCCACCTCCTCCGCGCCGGCCTCCTTCCCACCCCGCACACCCTTCCTTCCCTCCTCAAGTCCATGGCGCTGTCCCCGGCAGTACCGGGCGCCGCGGTGCTGGCACTTACCGTGCACACCCACGCCGTCAAGCTCGGTCTGGACCGGTTCGTCCTCGTCAGCAACGCGCTTATCCGCGTGCACGCGGGCTTCCTCGGCAGCCTCGCCGACGGGCTTCTCCTCCTGCGGACGGCCGCTGCAGTGGATGCCTCGACGTTCAACACCCTCATCACCGCCTACGCGAGGGCGGGCCGGCTCGCTGACGCCCGGGCACTGTTTGACGAAATGCCTGCGAGGAATGCTGTGTCTTGGAGCGCCATGGTGAATGGGTATGTTCAGGCCGGTGATGGGAGGGAAGCACTGAGGATATTCGCGCGGATGCAGGCTGAGGATGTCCGCCCGGATGACACAGTGCTCGTGGGGGTGCTCGCAGCTTGTGCACAGCACGGGGCACTGGAGCAGGGGAAGTGGGTGCATGGTTACCTCAAGGCTCATGGCATTAAGATCAACCTGTTTTTTGGCACTGCTTTGGTTGATATGTATTCCAAGTGTGGTGAGGTGCAGCTCGCAATGGACGTTTTTGAAAGAATGCAGTACAAGAATGTGCTGGCTTGGACTACTATGATAAAAGGACTGGCAATGCACGGACGAGGTTCGGAGGCTGTAATGCTCTTCGCTCAGATGGAGAGCTCAGGTATCAGACCGGATGACATTGCCTTCATTGGTGTGTTGTGTGCGTGCACACATGCAGGGTTGGTTGACAAGGGCCGAGAGCTTTTCGATTCGATGGTGAGAAAGTATGGCATTAAACCAAAGATTGAGCACTACGGATGCATGGTAGACCTCCTGGCACGAAATGGCTTTCTTTATGAGGCCAAAGAGATGATTCAGAAAATGCCCATGGAACCCGATGCCTTGATCTGGGGAGCTCTGATGGCTGGTTGTAGATTTCACAAGAATGTGGAAttcgccgagtatgttgccaagcATTGGATCTTGTTGGAACCTGACAAAAGTGGCGCTTATGTACTTCTATCTAACATTTATGCTGCATCAGGTAGGCATGCTTCTGCTAGGGAAATCAGGCACCTAATGCGTGAAAAGGGAGTTGACAAGACACCTGGTTGTAGCACTGTGGAGGTTAATGGAGTTATTCATCAATTCATTGTTGGAGATCTCTCTCATCCTCGCATAAAAGATATTTTGTCAAAATGGTATGAGATTGATACTAGAATTAGATTGGAGGAGGGTTACATCCCAGACATGAAGGAAGTTTTGCTTGAcatcgaagaagaagagaagGAGGGTGCTCTTAGTCGGCATAGTGAGAAGCTGGCAATTGCATTTGCTTTGATTAGTATAAGTGACAATATGCCTATTCGGATATTCAAGAACCTTAGAGTTTGCCATGATTGCCATCATGTTACCAAACTAATATCCAAAGTATATGGGAGAGAAATTGTTGTTAGAGATAGAACACGCTTCCATTTGTTCAAAGAAGGCACCTGTTCTTGCAAGGACTATTGGTAG